The Fervidicoccaceae archaeon DNA segment GAAAACTACCAGTCCAAGGGAGAGACCTAAGTGCAGATGGGGCAGGCTGTGCATTCTCTTAGCATAAGGATAGCTCATAGCTACAGCATATAGAATGGGGGAGAGCAATAGGGCATAAATGTTGAGAAGCATAGCAGAAGTGAAGTAAACAGCAGAGCCCAATATGACAACTACCCAGGCATCCCTGAGGCTTAAAGCCCCTGTCACAAGAGGTCTTTTCACGGTCCTGGGATTTCTCCTATCTATTTCCAAGTCTGCTATGTTATTGAAGCTCATTCCAGCTGTTCTCAACCCAAATACTGCAAGAGTTGAGAGCAAAAACGTTCTCAAAGAATATGGAAATCCTGAAAGGACTATGCCAACATAGGCGAATGGAAGGCTGAAAAGCGTGTGCTCTATTCTTATGAGCCTCATCACTGCCCTCATTTTTCCAAAGCTTTGAACTTTGCCTGGATCCCAGCTAGTAGAATCTCTCAATCTTGTTCCACCCCTTCAGAATTGTTCCCAGAATACCACTTATCTTTGCTAGAACAGCTTCATCCTCCTTCACCATCTCGGGCCACTCTCTTCCATAATTTTCCTCCGGAAGCTTTCTAGTAGCATCTATTCCTAGCTTTCCGCCATAGGAGGGGGAGATGTTAGCTGGATCGAG contains these protein-coding regions:
- a CDS encoding UbiA-like polyprenyltransferase encodes the protein MRDSTSWDPGKVQSFGKMRAVMRLIRIEHTLFSLPFAYVGIVLSGFPYSLRTFLLSTLAVFGLRTAGMSFNNIADLEIDRRNPRTVKRPLVTGALSLRDAWVVVILGSAVYFTSAMLLNIYALLLSPILYAVAMSYPYAKRMHSLPHLHLGLSLGLVVFGGAIAASGSFVNSLQTALKTVPWLYLIGVTFWVAGFDILYSIMDIDYDRKEGLGSIPAKLGAFGAIKTSSIFYAVSSLSFFLAVHEYGLGEISAASVAVSSLLMLFQVLIVRKDLSKIPTAFNLNLFIGIVVSAGTLLDVALGYF